The Leptodactylus fuscus isolate aLepFus1 chromosome 1, aLepFus1.hap2, whole genome shotgun sequence nucleotide sequence TGCTAAAGAAGTCTGGGTGCTTTACACATCAATTTCATTCGAGAAAAAACTAGCGGTCCAAGATCTCAGATTTTATGATCTTCTCAGACGCATCTAACATGTCAGAAGATCACAGGCTGATTTCCTCTGTGATGAATATTTCACTTTTGAAAGACAGAATACAACATGACTTCTTCAAGAGTCAACAATGTTCTTAAGAAAAAGGGTAGGATAGGGATTGAAAGACATTATTTGCTGATTTATAAAATATTAAAGTATACGCAACCATTCAGAAtgcaggtttgtttgtttttttgctttgacTCATCAGCAGATGTTCTTAATGTTTAGTATTTTAAGGACGTAATAATTATACATTATTCCCAATTGGAGTGTAAAATTACCAGATTTCTCTGGGGTCATTTGTGTTGTCTGTGTTATATGATTGTCATTCCCTCACCATTAGATGTGTCTGAATGGAAGTGCTAAAACAACTATTAAAAACACGATATGTAGCGCTCGTAAACTCACTGAGCAGGTAATACATTACACTGCTTATGTACAGAGATTCAGTAAAACTGCTGCAATGTCTGTGTCATACACACTTCATTGTTCATTGTCTGTTTATCGCAGTTGGCAGACATAACATTGTTGTGATTGGACTATAAAtatgtaaggctgaggcctcatttACACGTCCACATCTGCAATCCATGATTTTGTCTGTGATTGCAaatcaatttttatattttaattttgctaTATTTTAATGTCTCTGGGTCCATGAAATATGGATGTCACACGAATTTCATTTGTTTTCTTTACACAGACCCAAAGACATTTATTGATGTGAtgcatcagtgaaaaaaaaaagacatactaatgttgttttttttggactTATAGCCTGAAAAAAGGCACTGAAGtctgaataaaaacattaaaatgaatgggtacaTACGGCACTCATGAGGCTGTCATACGTACATGAAATACAaacatgatttattttattttataaaactGAACATGTCCTATTGCTCATTTTTTGGCTCTTTTTATTGGGGAGTTTCAATGTccacaattatacctatatagaaactGACAGATTTCCAAAAACTCaacggttcacaccagcgttggctctACATATggagattccattcccctctcagcttgaaaaatgcagcagcgctttttttcagcattttcgggaggaaaccacacggaccgcattaaagtctatggggtctgtgggtaaccacttttttaagcagattagatttccattcgggggtccccaagaggacccccgaacggaaacccaaacgcagatgcgaAGCTAGCCTTAGACTAGTTGTAGACAACTGTGTGTATTTTGCGGTCAGCAAACTAGTAATTAGTCTTCAGATTTTGTGGACAGATGGACAGAGCGTCTTCAGTGTTTCTTCAACAACAGTGAAGTAAATCCGCAAAAAATGACAGCATGTCtgcagtgtgccatcagtgtgtGATCCTAGTTTGTGGATCCGCCAAaccgccccccccaccccccccccccacaggagaCAGCTAATGATATCCCCAGCTTGTCCGCAAAAATAGGCGGCACACTGATAACACACTGActacatccatgtgccatcctaGGTTTTTAGTCTACCATAGGCTTCTATGGACGAGTCAGTTCTGCAAACACTGAGCAGTGGAAATCACGGTTGAGAGCatgtacccatagaaatgaatgggttcagtgtgctatcacattgaaaaacacggatagcacactgatcttgcCCATGGTAGTCTTCAAGGGGCCTTACGCCGGTTGCAGACCACCGTGCTGCAACCAGTCTGTCGCGATTTAAAAGCATGGGCTGCACACGGGAAAAACAGGGATGTCCCCATGTGCCGTCTGTGCACAGgctgtgcttccgtggctcctttcattaaatgaataggagccatggaagcaggggCTGCAaagtaggacaggaataggacgatcgtaacccccattgaaatcaatgggatatttttgagcgcgcaaactctgacacgccgtatacgtgccagatcgctctccactttactccatgtgaattcccccttaaagTGTATAGCACTGTGCATGTCCACGTAATGATCTGAGTGCTGGTGGATACTAATGCTCATTCACTCTATCCATAGACAGGTCTGAGaaaagtgatcgggatcggaattccgattgcgatcgtgaaattttcttgatctcccatcggaatccgatcttttccgatcccgatcgctcaaccctactcactgcTTGAAACATTTCATGTAATTATATGATATATGCTGTTTTGCAGTTTTATAGATCTCCCCAATGTCATGAACGCAATTGTAGTGCCAGATACAAAAAAGAATGACATCAAATTGATGTTCATGTGGATGCCAGCAGCTGACATTGTTTATTACAAAACTGTATTGAAGATAAAAtaatttgttatacaatttccagTTTCTTGTGCAATAGTAACTGCAGAAACATGTAATACTAATAACAGCAATGTTTTTCACATAAAAAGCTTCTATTATTCATATTAACACTTACAAGTTCTAGGCCTCACCTGTTAATACTTATCTATTTAATTCCAATTATCATTGTTGTTTGtgaaaacaaataaatataattagtagagatgagcgaacagtgaaatattcgagattcgtttcaagtagggtctcaatattcgactactcgatcaaatatcaaatttcattatagtctatgggaaaaaatgctaatttcaggggaaaccactattcgaataaaggagagtcaccaaatccacgaatagcaggaggagagtgtttaggaggagagctgtgcagttaaagcgcacggatcccattatagtctatggggtctgtgcactttaactgcacagcgcttgcagtttcgctgataaaaagtcagctccctcgtaacagcaagctgccagctctcctgactagcaaggacgaacctgcagcaaatcaacgctggttctgcaacaggctcgtccttgctagtcgggagagctggcagcttgctgttacgagggagctgactttctcataggaatgaatagaccagtgttgattggccagtgtacagcatttggccaatcaacgctggttctgtcggaggctcgtctgtgaggaggcggagtctaagatcagaccacaatggagactgctgtggaccgatcttagactccgcctcctcacagacgagcctccggcagaaccagcgttgactggccgaatgctgtacactggccaatcaacgctggtcacttcattcctatgagaaagagagtcagctccctcataacagcaagctgccatctcttcTGACttgcaaggacaagcctgctgcagaaccagcattgatttgccgaatgctatacactgtatagcattcggccaatcaacgctggttctgaatccaatatttactgcgaatagctagtagtattcgatcaagtacgaatattttgaatgccgtagtatttgatcgctcatctctaataattagaaTAAAATGTAAATCACTTTTACAACTCAATTTTGTTTGTTTAAAGGTTATCTGAGCCTAGTTTTCCCCATTCATTATCTTATTGCAAAGCCAAAAGGTTATATCTCCACAGAAAAAGTGATGACATTTGATGTTTTCTGAAACAATAAGGTTCTATCTTCAAAAGTCATTGCTTATATTAAGTAAAGTATAAACAATTTAGATTAAAAAAACCCTTCCTATATTTACTTTCATTATTtatgtacagtaaaaaaaaaataaaaaaaaaaaaaaaatcagcatgatTCACTTATTTATTTATCAATTATAACTTCCAAAACTTCAAGATCAAGTTTCCATAAAATAGGTTGTGTGGTGATAGAACCCTTTTGATCTAACACAGCGAAATATGTATCTGCTAATAACCAAATCTGTATGGAGACAGATGAGTTGTTTACAGAAACAAATATTggcaatttggacttcaatattcCTGATTCCCTGACAAAGAAACCCCTGCCGGAGATGTTTGGCAGCAGCTTGTCTCCCTCTCTTGCCCCATAATGATTATAGATCAACCAAAGGGAAGTGTTTACTGGGAAGAAAACCTCCTGATACACCATTATCTGTAGTATGTAGCCAAATATAATGATTTATTAGTAACGTCATGCACTATACGAATGCAATGTATTTGCCAAATAATGTTACAATGTTTATGAAGAGACAAAAGTAAAGATACAGGGTGCAGCAGGAAAGTGATCCCTGCTCATTGGGCTTGAAAACTAAAGTAGTAGGTAAATTCTAGAAAATGGAGACAATTGTAAGCAAGGATAAGCCTGCACTGTAGACTGAGTACAGTCAACATTACGATTCCCGATAAATAATTCTTTCATCTGGTGTTTCTCTGTACAAGTGTATCTGTATACCGCTATGGTAATAATCAACTATAGCACGGTTGTGACATCTGCTGGAGAAAAAGCATAATACAATTCACATGATAACCGAAAGATAGACTTTATGCACATACAAATAGTATGAACTAAAGGTTAAAGCAATCAGCTTAATTACATATAATGTATCCACACCGGGATATTGAAACACACAAAGTGTCTGTGTTAACAGTCCCAATAGATTTGATGGGATGTTTTCAGATGGCAAAGTCTACAGTCTAATATTACATCACCTTGCAAATACAGAAGGGCAGCATTATGATTTCTGCCtgttaaaaattatataaatgtatatcatagtagtgtacatttttatttataacaACAAAATGGAATACATTTTGAATTCCTATCATAAAAACtaaattgttttgttttctttttaactTCCTAAAGTTTATAATGAGTGAAAAATCAGCCAGCGGAAAAACCAGCGAAGGGCATGAAGGAATGGAGACCGATGTAGCAAAAGAAGATCCCAGACCCCAGAAGCAGTTGGTATGGCTTTCACAATCTAATTTTCTGTTCTACTCAATCCATTCTGGAATTCACACAAAAACTCGatattcaacatttttttttttttttactacatcaTAGCTCATTGCTATGGCTACAAATGTGAGAAAATAACAATATTCTgtactacagtatatgtaacgTTGTGTATTTACTTCAGgaaagactagacagtctaaaatacACCGGATTTATCAGGGCTGTAGAGTTGGAGTTGGGACTTTTTCACTTTAATAGAACTTCAGTCACTGGGTTtattttaatataacttttttatattttcatatataGAACAGTGTGAGTGTTTGATCTATGGAgatgagctgtagtttttattggtaacaTTTTGTGGTACATATGACTACTTACTGTGAGTCCAGACAGAACGCAGAAAATATTCCCGATAAATGGACTGTATTTTCCAGACTGTAAAATTCCATGAACAGCTGGCCTTATgctctgttcacatcagcgtttggattccgtctgggggagtctgcatggggccccccccgaatggaatcacaaacgcaagtgcaaagcgctgtgctgtaaaagtgcaCAAACcccttagaccaggggtgcccaatacgttgatcgcgatctaccggttgatcgcaatggatgtatgggtcaatcgcgggatgcagccagggatccccggtgtctgcttgttcacagtgcaggctgagagtcgaacgtcgctgtctcctgctctcacgctccccggccccgcccacatgcccaccCCCGCCCACAGAACGCCccgcccccgcccacaagaagtgggtagtagatctttcgacttggttatgttataaagtagctcacatgctgacaaagtgtgagcacccctgctttagactataatggggtcagtgtgcttacttgcagatgtccgcagggatcgtgcggacaggaaagtagttcccaatctactttcctgtccgcatgatttgtgtgggcagcgctcggcaagcacacagaccccattatagtctatggggatccatgtgcatttacagcacagcgcttacaattgcgtttgtattccgttcagaggggtccccatgcagactcccccagacggaatacaaactctgatgtgaaccaggccttacttgcATACCACTGAAAATGGTAATAGAGAAAAACACTGCGTAAAACCCTGCCTGACAGCCAGGGTATAGTAGTTACAGGTTGgaagaggtagcaattgctactgcACCCTGGAGGCTTAGCACCTGGTAAGTGGGAGCCCCATTATAGATTTAGTATTGGtgaccaggagcttcaagttatacctTTGCTGTCAGCTGTTCTAGATCTGTCAGCATCACCAGAATTGTGCTCAGCAAACCTTATGGATTGACTTAAAGACATGACAACTGTATGACCGTTACAGTATGTATTATCCTGCAATATAGTAATAAATTGTAGCTCCGACTTAGAGTCCTCATGTAAGCAATccaagggaaaaagaaaaaaagaaataaaagaaatataGCAGATTAAGTATTAACTCTGTACTAAGAAAGGCTTGGGGGAGATATATGGTGGAGATCAGGCTGTGTTAGGCACAGATCACATTTATAACCTCTATTGCTATTGTTTTTACAGCAAATTGAGAGACAATTGAAATGTTTAGCCTTTCAAAATCCAGGACCTCAGGTTGCAGACTTTAATCCTGAAACTCGAAAACAAAAGAAGAAAGCCTATATGTCTCAGATGAATGGATATTACACTACCAACAAGTAAGGGCACTAGATATTGTATACTGTAAATggattattttacaaaaaataaacatGACATTCCCACCGAGCTGAATCTgtccaacaaaaagaaaaaaaaatgctccaaataattaaagaggacatgtgtacaatatagtgtagaacatacatacatatgcTATCATATGGGGCGTACTGTTATTCCTTAGGTAAATAAACAGTATCCTCACATTCCAACAAAGGCCTCTAATCCAGCCAAACCAGTTCTCTGCTCTGCACTGATGAAGGAAAATCACCCCGAAATAGCTGTCAGCAAAGAAGTGTCTGGTTTGGCTGCAAGTTACATTAATTTGTCAGCAAtgaaaccatagactataatggggcttgtGTGCTTtccacggaacatgcggacagaaaagtactttatgatcTACTTTCAAGTCCACATGACCCGTGAGGGcagcgtgcggaaagcacacagaccccattatagtctatggtgtccatttggtttcactgctcaccgcttttcaatgcgtttggtattccgtttgggggagtccccatgcagacttcccgaacggattaccaaacgcagatgtgaaccaggcgtaagTCTGACCTATCAAACTGTGGTTCTGGTTTTATATGCTTCAgtcaggtgacagactcccattaatggcacaacccctttaagattgaatTATTACACAGAATAGCTGGTAACTGTCTGATATGTGGGGGAAAAACTGCTGAAATCTTGATCACTGAGGTTCCAAGTTCTCTGCTTAAATGGATTGACAGCTGAGCATGTCCACTGCAACTCCATTCAGAGTACATGGGACTGCCAATTGGGTTCTAGCAACTGGACCCCACAAACAGACACTAATCACTTTTACTGTGGCTATGTGATTAATCttaggacatcccctttaataacatTAGCCCATACTGTAGCACATCGACTAATCTCTGACATCTTATATCATTTAACATGTTATGTCTTTCTCAGGGTTTCGCTTAAAAAATATGACAAGCAAGGTAAACTCTTGTGTAATAACCGGGACCTGTGTGACTGTCTGGAGGAGAGCTGCCAAGGGTGTTTCTATCCATGCACTAAATGCAGCTCCAAAAAATGTGGACCAGAGTGTCGCTGCAACAGGAAGTGGGTCTATGACAGAATACAGACGGAGACTGGTGACATCATTAACAAGCTGCCGTTTTATGTTCCTAACTAATATGGTGAAAAATTTCCTTACAACTGTTTTGCTATATGATGAATTTACATATTTGTGTTGATATTCAGATATGCATAGATGATTAGGTTAAATCAGaaggaacttaaaggggctctatcattgggaaaagtaatttttaactaagtacatacttgcacagcctttagaaaggctattccacacctaccttttgtatgtaaatcacctcagtggtttttgaatgagaccgtttttattcatatgctaattagcctccaatgtgcactccagaagtgtcggtgagcaccgtctgctattctctatgtgtgtgagaacagagtgatgagtcatcagcaacagcagcctctctgctctcacacacatagcagagaatagcaaagggtgcacacagacacttccggagtgcacactggaggctaattagcatatgaataaaaacagtctcattcaaaaactactgaggcgatttacatacaaaaggtatgtgcggAAAAGCCTTTTAAAGgctgtgcaagtatgtgcttagttcaaaatgacttttcccaatgagagAGCTCCTTTAAAAGCTGCTATGACCCTCACTATAGCCAAGAACAATCCAGATCAAAAAAACAATGGACAATCATGGAAGTGAATAGATATAGTTACAGAAAACTCCACTAACGGCCACCACCAGCATCTGTTATGGGTTGGTTGGGGTTTCAAGTCTTTTAGTACCTGTCATGACATTATTGGCACCACCCCATAGCTTACTTATGTTAAGTAATGTAAGTTCTAACATTTTCAGCTTTCTGTGTCTCTGAGTTCATAtacaaggtgtgtgtgtgtggtgtgtgtgtgtgtgtgtgtgtgtgtgtgtg carries:
- the ARL14EPL gene encoding ARL14 effector protein-like; the encoded protein is MSEKSASGKTSEGHEGMETDVAKEDPRPQKQLQIERQLKCLAFQNPGPQVADFNPETRKQKKKAYMSQMNGYYTTNKVSLKKYDKQGKLLCNNRDLCDCLEESCQGCFYPCTKCSSKKCGPECRCNRKWVYDRIQTETGDIINKLPFYVPN